The genome window AATATTATAGTAAAGTTGTCAATTCCATGTCGTTTCTTAGTCCAAATGTTTTGCACAAGTCTGTAAGTTTGTACAAATAATCCTCATGTTTCCCTGCTATCCAAATTCAGGTCAATTTCAATCTATTTTAGCcctttttaacatttattttcttCCAAATTATGTGAAAAAGTCAAAATTCTTTAAACATTTCTAGATTGTCTTAGTCTAGTCACTAGTGTATCAGTTTGTAAAATAGGATTTTATGGACTTCTTCCATATTATGTGAGGATATGTTAAGAATTTGTATTATTAGGTAAGATCAAGTTGTtccatttagtttttatttatttgattgatactgcgaattattattgaattatttgttttctatgttcttaatatacatattaaattttttgttgatttgatgTTATTGactatttgatttataaatCATTATTTGTAAATActttaatgttaaaaaaaaattaagtattttatagataacatagttattgacATTCGATTGTAGGGTGTAAGGAGAGAATATAATTAAACAGgtaacttattaaaataaaatcatcaaataaaaagttattaataaaagatgggaaatgttaacaagcatCATGCGGTGTTTGTTAAGATTTCCTTATATgagtttcatttaaaaaaaatagaaaaaagttgtcaaaaaaactatcaataaagataaaaaattgccaaaaattgacaaaaaaaactattgttattgccaaaaaatgcaaaaaaaaaattgttgttaacgggcacttaacacaacccgtaAAAGATACACCACCTTTTGGGTTTAAAAGAGAAGTGGTGGGTGATTGATTTAAGGGCAGGTTGATGAAATCATTGGGTCCAAAGAGGGAaacccaccccccaaaaaacaCTCCCTGAAACCTCTATGAAACTATTAAAAGTGTGAAAAAGGTGCAGAACAAAGCCCACAACTGAGATAGTTAGATCTAACCGATATCCaacatgtataaaaataataataaccccAAAAAGGATAAttgttattgaaaaaaattgtgttataCTTTTTTCgagaagatatttttttttgttataccGAACAAACTAGAGCGATCCTTGaaatgaaattcaaataaaaaagtataaatattagcatttattcattttgttccaaaaaactaataataggAGCTGTATCTATCTATTCTATTAATAATAAGCCTGTTTGAGTTTCATTATTTTGcgtactaaaatatttttacataactattttttaatttttaattttttttatacaaaatagaaatttcactttaacttaatctaagtgaatatgtgtgtgaaactccttccTGTAAACTTGAACCTCGGTCTTTACCCCCCACATCCTACACCCCACTCTTTTAGttagataatttaaaatttaaaaacacaggttaaaataatattttactattttaattttttttttatgacttttagCTTTCAAACCTTTATCAACTTCTCTTTTAgagaaaaatcttaaaaattaagaTAGTTTATCTGTCTCACTTTAATAGTACAATAAAGAATTGAAATGGGCCTCAGAAGAGGCCTGTTTATTCGAAATAGTCACGGTGTTTTACAGTTTGgaccatatatatatttggttggTGTGGCAGCCTTGACAGGGTGAGGTGAAATTGATGAGAACCCAATCGGCCCAAACCCGACAGTACTACCCGCCGAACCacaggttctctctctctctctctctctctcttctctgctCTGCCATATTggattttgtttcttgttcaATCCCTCCATGTTTTTGTgctgggtaattttttttttttttgatgatgttTGTGTATGGGGCATTGAATTTGAGGGACTTTTGTTCTCAAAATTTGTCTCTTGAATTGTTGCTCACAATGTGTTTGTTAGAATGCTTGAGTGAATGAGGATTGTTGAATTTGGACTTGGTGGGTGTAGACTGGAAAATCAAATTATGAGTTTCCTTCttgttgatttttaaaaattattcttataGGCTGTTGTAGTGTGGAAAATCAAATTATCTCTTCCCTTCCTGTTGATTTGAACATGctttctttttgtcatgaaaAGTTGGTTATGTGGGTTGGTGTCcatttgtttcaactttcaagttttATTCAcagaaaaaattgtgattttccATACAAGCCAAACATTGGAAAGTGTTTTTCAAATGCATTTTTAGGAATAGAATCATACATTGGAAATCAAGTAGCTTTTACGCCGAAATGAATGGTGCCAGGTGGCTAAGTTTGCTTGCCGGTTCCCTGGTAGCTGATTGAAGAGAAATGGCATGCCATATGGTCTCTTCATTTGTGTTGTATAGGGACCAAATTAGGaaattacaattttcagcccAGAAATTCGAATATGTGCTAAGGACCAAAgtgtgtttttactttttaggcTAAAactatgtaaaaataaaatttttgaatactATTTATTGTGATCTCTCTGCACATTATCAACAAACACCTTTGAAGTGTATGCGAGTCTTTGtgaaaacttactgacatgTATCCCAGAAGTTTTGCTGactttgtgtttgtttattcCATATGCTATAATTTTGCTGtactacctatcaaaaaaacatgttataatttttttgtaccGTTTTGTGAACACCTTATTAGAACTTGTTTATTGAAGTGGTTTTCATTGTTTGGCACCAATTTCTGCAGGACAAATCATTTCATTCGCCactgaaaattttattgttttagtaGATTTTGCAAATCAAACTGAAAAGCTCTTAGTTGAAGTAATTAATGGGTGATGCCTCATTGGTGGAGTTGTCTATTCCACAAGATGTCCTCCAACCATTGTTGAGTGCTTCAAACTCATCTTCTTTGGAAGAAACCTTAGAAAATCTTATAGAAGCTTCAAGGACTGATGTTGGCCGCTCGGGCCTTGCTTCCAAGAACATCCTTCCCATAGTTCTTCAGCTTAGTCAGAATCTCCCTTACCCTTCTGGTCGTCACCTTCTCTTATCATCTTTGAAGCTCCTCAGAAATCTGTGTGCCGGAGAAGTTGCAAATCAAGATGCTTTTGTTGAACAAAATGGAGTTGGTGTTGTTTCAAATATTTTGAGTTCTGCTGGGCTCTTGTCTGATCCAGATTATGGGACCATTCGTATGGGGTTGCAGGTTTTGGCCAATGTTTCTTTAGCCGGAGAAGAACATCAGCGTGCTATTTGGCGTAAATTTTTTCCAGATGAGTTTGTTGCTCTTGCAAGAGTCCGTAGCCAGGAGACTTGTGATCCACTGTGTATGGTTATTTATGCTTGTTGTGATGGATGCCCTGGATTGGATGCAGAACTTTGTGGTGACCTTGGTTTGCCTATTGTGGAGGAAATTGTAAGGACTGCTTGTGTAGGTAAATCTGGATGTCTTTttgcttgtaaaattttgttttaatttgacGTGATCTGTATTTGTTTGAACTACATTTTTGTGTGTCCTATTTTTTCTGGTGTCTTAACAGCTGGCTTTAGAGAGGATTGGTTGAAGTTGATCCTTTCCAAAATCTGCTTAGAAGGACCTCACTTTCCTCCATTGTTTTTGAAATTATGCCATTTTGGTGCCTCTTCAAATGGTGAAGACATTGAATTTAGAAATGATCTTTTTTCGTCCGAACATGCGTTTCTTTTGAAGATCGTATCAGAGATCTTGGATGAGAGATTAAATGATATTACTGTTCCTAATGAATTCACATCATGTGTTTTTGGGATATTCAAGAGATCTGTTGGAGTTACTAATTCTGTTTTGCAATGCAAGTCTGGTCTTCCAACAGGCTCGACTGCGATCGATGTTCTTGGATATTCGCTCATCATTTTGAGAGATATCTGTGCCGGCAAGAGGAGTCTGGGAAGCTCAAAGGAGGATGATTCAATGGATGCTGTTGATATGCTACTATCTTCTGGACTAGTAGAAATGCTTTTATGCTTGCTTGGTGAGCTTGAGCCCCCAACCATAATAAGGAAAGGCCTCAAACAAGGTGAAAACCAAGACAGTTCAAGTTCTTATTCATTGAAGCCTTGTCCTTACAGAGGATTTAGGAGAGACATTGTTGCAGTCATTGGAAATTGTGCATTCGGAAGGAAGCAAGTACAAGATGAGATTAGACAGAAGAATGGGATTCTTCTGCTTTTACAACAGTGTGTTACTGATGAAGATAATCCATTCTTGAGGGAATGGGGCATTTGGACTGTGAGAAATATATTGGAAGGGAGTACAGAAAACCAACATGCAGTAGCAGAGTTGGAGCTTCAAGGATCTGTTGAGGTGCCTGAATTAACTGGACTTGGTCTTCGAGTGGAGGTGGATCCAAAAACTCGACGTACAAAGCTTGTAAATATCTCATGAAAAAGTTCCAAGCTGCAAAAAGAGCTTGGCTTGGCTGGAGTTGATAACTGTGTAGGATGAAATTTCATGCTCATGCATGATATGAATTTGGTGTCAGGTTTTCATTTACTAGTTAGTAACTCCACGCAAGCATCATTCTTTTCTCTGATTGTAGTCTCATGTTTTGTGTAGAATGGGAATATTGAGGATGAAGCTAATTTATAGAGAACTTTTGGTAGATACATACATTAGAGCAAGAGGTGGATTGAAttgtttcaccaaaaaaaaaaaaaagattgaattgAGATATATCTTTAAATCTGTACTGTCATTTCTAGTTCTGTTTACTGTCTCTagattttaaaagaaagaaaaaagttttgttttgtctcCTTGTAAACTGTCTCTATTGTAAGAGCTTGACGCATCTCCTTCAGCTTTTGCGTTAACAGAAGGCGTAgaactgtgtgtgtgtgtgtgtgtgtagtgtTGACTGGGTATGTATCCTTGTTGGAGTTGTCATTTGCTGTATTGATGTTGTGCCTTTAGGACGTTAAAACTTGCAGTGAAGTTCATTTTTGCGAGTTTGCATAGCTAGGCTTCTGAAATATTAGCTCTTAGCGCATGAGGAAATAAGTGTGCTACAGACAACACAATTACATTACTTCCAGGATGAGAGCAGTCATAGGTAAGAATATCCCAATTTAAGGGACAGAAAGGGGAATCATGATCCAAATTTCTGGCAGTTTGCATAAGCATATCTGGACTTCGGAAATATTAACATGCAgtacatttttatatataaaaaagtgtcACAAACAACACATGCGTTAATTCCAAGATGAGGGGACAAAATTGGGATCCAGTCATTACCTAACATTGTGAactttcttcttcccttatcATGAACCAAATTTCTGGGCAGTTTGCGTAAGGCAAATCTGGACTCTCTGAAATATTAACTTGTAGAgcatgaaagaaaaagaaaaagagaaagtgcCACCAGCAGCACAGATATCTTACTTCTAAGATGATGGTTGTCACAGATAACGCAATCCTAATTTACAGGACCAAAAAGGAATGAGCAATGGATAGGAGTTTCTTAATATTGTGATCTTTCTCCTTCCCTCAT of Quercus lobata isolate SW786 chromosome 8, ValleyOak3.0 Primary Assembly, whole genome shotgun sequence contains these proteins:
- the LOC115958236 gene encoding uncharacterized protein LOC115958236 translates to MGDASLVELSIPQDVLQPLLSASNSSSLEETLENLIEASRTDVGRSGLASKNILPIVLQLSQNLPYPSGRHLLLSSLKLLRNLCAGEVANQDAFVEQNGVGVVSNILSSAGLLSDPDYGTIRMGLQVLANVSLAGEEHQRAIWRKFFPDEFVALARVRSQETCDPLCMVIYACCDGCPGLDAELCGDLGLPIVEEIVRTACVAGFREDWLKLILSKICLEGPHFPPLFLKLCHFGASSNGEDIEFRNDLFSSEHAFLLKIVSEILDERLNDITVPNEFTSCVFGIFKRSVGVTNSVLQCKSGLPTGSTAIDVLGYSLIILRDICAGKRSLGSSKEDDSMDAVDMLLSSGLVEMLLCLLGELEPPTIIRKGLKQGENQDSSSSYSLKPCPYRGFRRDIVAVIGNCAFGRKQVQDEIRQKNGILLLLQQCVTDEDNPFLREWGIWTVRNILEGSTENQHAVAELELQGSVEVPELTGLGLRVEVDPKTRRTKLVNIS